The sequence AAATCCTTCCTCGTGATCTCTGGACTATCGGTTATACTCCGCAGATAACAACGGTTGTTTGGGCGGGAAATGTGAATGGAAAAGAGACAAAATGAACCTGTGATGGACTCAATTGTGCGGCAAATATCTGGAAATGATTCATGGAATTTGCACTCAAAGATCTCCCGAAAGAAGACTGGAAAGAACCAAGTGGAATCTATAAATATACCATCACTAAAGCCAGTGGTAAACTCGCAACGAGTACCACACCTGATTCTCAGAAAATTTCGACCATCATGGCAGTCGAAATGAAAGAGTATGATGGTGGAATGAAAGAAGAGCGTATTGACACACTCTGTAATGGCCCTGTATCGGAAAATACGCCAGAAGCATCAATCGCCACGATGTATATACCGAGTACAAAACCTATTATTGACGGGTATGATCCTGCTTGGACTGCTGGATTTTTCACGGCTGCATGAACCTATTCCGAAAGTGGAAAAATCGAACTATCAACAACTCCTTGCGAACGACCAAGTGGTCCTGGAGATATTTCTATATCACTCCAAACAGTGTGAGTAAATAGTGGACTCGAAAATGAAGGAAAGAAAATTCTCGAAGCATCATGGATTGGAAATCGAGCGATTAGACATTTCACACTCAGATCTGGAAGCGAGATTCTCTCAGATGTGGATTATGGAACAGGAGGAAAAGCAAATAGTACAGAGAGAACAAGCATGAATCTCACCAATGGAGATAATACGTTTACGGTAGAATTGGTGGATAATTTTGGGTACAAATATACAGAATCAAGAACAATAAAGATAGGAAATTCTAATACTTCATCTTCTCAAACAAATACAAATATTGATCCACAGATCAATACAACAAATCCGAGAAATAGTGATAGTCGAATCAGCCTCTATGCTGGAGATAGCTTCAATCTCCGATTCAGTGTCACAGTGGGTACAGAATCACGAGAAATCTCTATAACACTCGATGATAAAACAATACAAAATGCAACAGCAGGTGATGTATTCGTCGTTCCCGTCAGTACTTCTGGTTTTTCTGTTGGGAATCACACACTCAAAATCAAACTCATCGATGGAAACCTCAAAACAGTAGAAAGAAAAATTATACTCTCCATTTTGGCACGTTAATCTTTGCTTTATATTATGCGATTCGAAAATATCCTCATCTCCTATGGCGAACGAACTATCCTGAGAGATATTTCACTTTCGATAGAGCCTGGGGAATTTGTCTTCCTCATTGGAACGTCTGGAAGCGGAAAAACGAGTTTTATCCGATCTATTATCGGTGTTATTTCTCCCAACCAATGAGATATATTCACTGATGTATGAAAAAATCTCAAAAGTCTCAAAAATCGTGAACTTCTCACCTATCGCAGAAGCATCGGCGTCATCTTTCAAGATTTCAAATTACTCCAGAAAAAAACCGTGCGAGAGAATGTCGCTTTTGCTATGGAAGTTTGTGGATATGATGACAATACGATTCAAAAGCGCGTTCCTGAAGTTCTTTCTCAGGTTGGACTCCTTCAGAAAAAAGATAAATTCATCGAATCACTCTCAGGAGGAGAACTCCAACGAACTGCGATTGCGCGTGCACTCATCCACAATCCAGATATTATTATCGGTGATGAGCCGACGGGAAATCTCGATCCGAAAAATGCAGAAGAAATCATAACACTTCTCAAGCAACTGAATGAAGAAGGAAAAACAGTAATCATTGCAACACACGATGATAGACTCGTCGACAAAATGCAAAAACGAGT is a genomic window of Candidatus Gracilibacteria bacterium containing:
- a CDS encoding ATP-binding cassette domain-containing protein yields the protein MRFENILISYGERTILRDISLSIEPGEFVFLIGTSGSGKTSFIRSIIGVISPNQGDIFTDVGKNLKSLKNRELLTYRRSIGVIFQDFKLLQKKTVRENVAFAMEVCGYDDNTIQKRVPEVLSQVGLLQKKDKFIESLSGGELQRTAIARALIHNPDIIIGDEPTGNLDPKNAEEIITLLKQLNEEGKTVIIATHDDRLVDKMQKRVITFKDGVLFSDEKPGTYNL